The genomic stretch agcaaccgttatgttttaaattgtaaaacaacgaaagtctattatctcgagtattacacgacttattgaacataactagggtcatacaaacgagtcatctctcaaacttacaaataacaaactttataacaatttgatatgctgttcaaaagttttggaaagaaaagaaattcacaGACTATTcatcactatacctgctttgatcaaaatatatggcctcaacatgatttaaatgtggtatcgtactatttgaacgttcccggtaattgttcgaaattaagagtcatttcttttatttcgctatttcttaagcactaacattacgtcaaatttcatattttatacttcaattacaacatcaatacttTAGAAccaaaagagtgaatatacctttattggatttaagcattcatgtaaatctatttttataagtttgaatgagaaaggctgagtctgatcgctaggtggattaatataGGTGTTTTCCGTTTTTTTGCCTCTTAGGCTGAATTTTGATGGGATTCTTTTCATTTACCGCTATATAATAATCAATAAATAAACCACAGAAATCAACATTTTTCAACTCTTCTTTGTAAGaaaaatgtccacgtggacaaagAGGGGCTGGGAGTGGTTTTGTCCACGAGTTTTGAGTCCACGTGGAATTTGAATGGCCCCTCAGGCCAAATCAGCaaatatcgaaaaaattgaaattgtacacaaaaaaaaacaaaaaaccttGCCGCGTAAAAACGACTAAACAAAAAAACACGCGTTGAAAgattcgcgtaaaaaagactttagtgtattttaaatatttcatgTAGAATTTTTGTAATCAAACGAAAATAGTACAAGGGTGgtaaccaagacacgaccgcatagttgacgtaggactacaataatttcataattttattttgaagccatgtttgatttgagctcgttttacttttgtagtttgcttgatttattttaaccaatttaagctcaacatcttccaaaaggaaggtgttttggttccgttggtaatatcaagtatctaggtcgtcagcccaaattcatcaagcgacacctcaaacgactcggaactaaaactagttcattggtggccatttctactgttaaggtcgtctttgaccatttaaaaagtcaaaaaagtcatgaaaaaaaaacgttcattattggcatggttcgattttggcaacagaaaaaattctgaggtgttgccaaaatcgaacggggtctgtattttgattatttctttgcagcactctatcttagaagaaaaaatattctctttaacattcacaatggtccagaaaccaaatttaggagaaaatttgggtctagagctctatagcaatgttttagaaaaaaactttattttacaaagttacttcaaattattggagctataaaattgtaaaacaaggttttctatctacaaaagtaaaaaagttagatacttgattttcccctaaatttggtttctggaccattgatgaatacctttcattctaatacagtgaattttctttaatgcgcgaaaaggctaccttctataaaatatttaattgagtacgatttagtagcaattaaacttccttctatatctatttgtcttgttgaagttggctcactcaccgatcacaaagcggcaaagatgtcacataaatttttttcctgtaattactagctcgtggaaaaaatatcgataacgaattacagttttagtagaaaatgtatattcacagaaaatttgaaattgacatagaattttatgaacatgttaacattcaattcaggtcaatttaaacattttatcagtatacagaatcaatcagaaaaaaatttgatcagtttcaagataccaaagaacaacgaagataccatatttgaaagttatatgtccgttatcttcgaaaataaactgggctagagtgatgcacaacattagcctcagcaattaatgtttgcatagcgttgttcaattacaagtaaggttatggaaagtaatattttcttgcaaatgctaattcaaaaaaatttcaattgaaaaatacaaacactaacgtcggaactctaatatcaagatgaaatgaatttggtttttctctaaaccgccaccgcgtgatgcaactagtattgtcatattggactaaattcatttagctagtaaaatataatcatcagtacagctcgtttaactacatattcaaagatctgtacggagcattttggttttatattgtcttttaaataccttatatttagttatttaaataaatctaaaaaaaggcagagtgtagagttcaaaaataaacaacgcattatgttgtccccggcggcgcagcctatttcgcgacatccgaaaaatcatattgaattctgatatttgctgctatacgaaacaagaagaagaagaaaacaattcaaacggcaattcgattgtgttccacgccccactgtgcgtcaacagtggcaatgtagttttcacttggcttgactgcacaaaaatgaatatcaagtTTGCCtgtactgatagacgacgagtaaccagcgctctgttcatacattacttggtgcagtactgttgcctgtgccatcatattctccttcaagacatcagttttattaacattaacatatttgttaacagcagaacgtaaaactgtctggtagtggaggtggttacgaactttccgaaaaagctttaccttcaagacatcaatttagtctaggctgatggaagctaacattagttgacctattgggacggggagattctgtcaaatttttttttgccactgctatacaggatatcactgcaggcagttggtgtctattcatgaagtctgtgctaggcgtgctcgcatatgattggtacattgttggtgagcattcgaccttgaaacttttattcaattttcactgtttaacaatgaagtggtaatgaaaattgaagaatcacaaaattgtccatcattttatcaatccaacgacatatcgattattgtccatcatgtggttacatcagtataaccgtttgaaatctttcattccgtcgttacatcttggttttagttttcgcggaatgtatctcggtatagtgcggttagacgtagtcctacgtcaaaaaaagtcggtgtatatttttgtacgtttaaataaatttttgagaaTACGTccaatagaaatattattttctagaaaaaaaatctcgcaAAATTCTGCCTCGTGGTGtatttcagcaaagtttctctcGGATCAAAGTTAACTCGGTCCAACCGATTTGCTATTCAGCTTAGTAATGCCATTAGGTATCTACGGTACATTTTTGTCGTATAAATCTATGCTATATAATGTTCACCTCCGCCGTGTATCGCTAATTACTTGTAGGTAAAAACCTTCGCGTTAACGCCTGTAGGAAGACGTTACCGCACATTATTGTTAGTTAGTTACCTCAGCAGAACAATCGACCGCTCTCTGATATGCCCGATTACATGTTGTATGAATTACGCTAACACTAAACGACTAATTGCAAGCGGAGACTATGTGATTATTAGCTTCTCTACTACATCATTACTCATTAATCATTGAGAAGCGTGTATTTGCGAAAACGTCATCACTAGAATGTTTTTTAGTCTTCCATGAGTAGTAGCATTAAATTTTGTGGGAAATGTTTATGAATCCAAAAGAAAAAGGCTGTTGTCTAGGTTTTCCTGTATAGTGCAAAAAACGCATTTAACGCATAAGGTAGCAACGacattttcacacatttttattttagCAGTCTTTCGGTTTCTATAAGTCAATatctttttaaaattagttCGATAGATGTGAAAATTGAATCACAATTCACATTAAAGATGGAGAAAACTGAAAGACGAAAGCTTAATGTGCTGGCTGGGTAGTCTAAACATGATAGGATAGACCGGATTTTATTAGCTAAGCTAGACACGACAACCTTCATTTAACTCGAGCAATGGCTTGTCAGTTAGCAAAAAAATACGAGTTTCTGGTTTCAAGGGTAGCTATTCGGGGAAAAGGCTTTCGCTGATTCTACAAGGGTTGAGAAATGGATGATCGCACTTTTATTAGAGCTGATATAAAATAATTGGGTGCAATAATTTGTCAATTTCGGTTTTGATCAAACTTCGCACAACTGTTTGGGTGTATTTTTTGTCTTTATTCGAGAGGCCTTCGGTTTTTAACAGGTTTGCCTGTAGGCCTTGTTTAGGTTTAATAGAGATTTAATATATTATCATCAAAGCTTCACTTTGCTGTTATTAAGAGAGTTGCATTTGTACTTTTAGtgcgtatgaattatttttagcGCTTATTGTAATTCAAAGATAGTTGCTTTGAGCTTgagtaaatgatatttttgtgGTTCTAATAGTACGATCATATGCCTATACAACAATGGGAGATGtgatataataataattaaaacacCACAACATATCTTTCGATTGAGTGATTATTCAATTCGTCGTTTTTGGTCTTGTTGGACTTGATCTTACGCTACCAAGAGTAACTCGTAACACAACTAGTTTTGGGGTTGTTGGCCTTAAGCACTGACAATCTCATTGATGCACAAACAGCAGAAGGGGGGGAAATAGCTACAGGTTTACAAGTGATGACCGTATTATCATCTCACACGTATCATTCATCATTCTTCAGTTCACCGCTAAATGGCACACAGTATTTCGTCTAATTAGATGTTGTAACTAAAACAACTATTCCATGTCTACTTATTAACAAATAATCATTAGGGTAATCTAGTTTCAGCTGCTTGTGTTTCTACTAACTATGTCCCAGCCAGTCTTCCTTGATCATGTTTGCCCCTTTTTCACCGATCATGATCACAGCAGCATTCGTGTTCCCGCTCACGATTGTTGGCATTATGCCGGCATCGATAACGCGTAGTCCCGACACTCCGTAGACACGCAATCTTGGATCTACTACAGCTTCTGGGTCCCATTCTGGCCCCATTTTAGTAGTACCCACTGGATGATAGATAGTCATAGAGATAGTGCGTGCTTGACAGTCGAGATAGGCATCGGAGAGAAATTTGTGATGCTTGCAGTTGGGCAGTGGTTTCCGGTGCAATCGGCTACCGAATTGTTTGAATACTTTGGCGTCTGCAACACGTAGAGCTATTTTGGCACCCTCGACGAGTGTCATTGCATCGAATGGGTCTTCGAAGTAGTTAGGATTCATAAGCGGGTAGTGGAAGGGATTTTTCGACTTCAAGCGAACCCAACCACGAGATCGAGGACGTAAAAGAAGTGGCATAATTGTCCAACTGTATGTATCGGAAATCGGATGGAACACTTCTTTATAAAGATCCTCTTTCAGGCCTAGAATTTTCTTAACACGGGCTCCACCATCGGAGTTTAATGACGCCGGTGCCATATGGAACTGTATATCAGGCCAGTCTTGAGATATGTTTGCAAACGGAGTGTTAACGAAGGCAATACCCTCCAGTCCTCCGAGTACAGTCATTGGCCCTCTCTCATTGATGACGTAGTTCATAGTGACCGAAGCTGCCTCCAGGCGATTTTGCAGGATTGCTACTGGTTTATCCACTAGGAATGTCAAACCACCCATTCCAACATGATCCTGCATGTTTTTGCCTACTGGAAGGTCCACCAGAGTTTGAATGCCTACTTCATCTAGATGTTCTTTTGGTCCAATGCCTGATAACATCAATATTTGCGGAGTATTGATAGACCCCGCTGACATAACTATATCTTTCCTTGCCTTGATGAAATGTCGTTTTCCCTGCCGGAAAAATTCAACACCGATAGCTCGCTTGGTGCTGGGATCGATTAGTAATTTGGTAACGTGCGAGTTCATAGCGATGTGCAAATTTTTTCTTAACCGAATTGGTCTGAGAAATGCTTTTGCTGTACTACACCGACTGCCGCGTCGAATAGTTCCCTGAGCAATCATGAACCCAGTTTGTTGGGCTCCGTTAATATCTCTGTTTTCATATCCAATTTCTGTGCCAGCTTCTACGAAGGCTGCCACCAGCGGTGTATGCCACGGCGCTTCTTGTACTGTCATTAAACCTCCCGTGCCATGATAAGGGTTTTTGGCAAGATATGGGTTGCGATTATCCTCTGATTTGATGAAAAATTGCAGCACGTCATCGTAGCCCCAGCCAGGGTTTCCGAGTGATTCCCAATGGTTGAAATCATTTTTATTGCCCCTGACGTAAACCATATAATTCAACACACTGGACCCACCGAGAACTTTGCCTCTTGGCCAGTTGCAACGATTGTTCACCATTCCTAAACAGGCTCGATTGGTTGGTTCTGTTTTGTAAGCCCAGTCCAATTTGCTGAGCTGCAGGTAGGCAGATAATGAAGGAACATCGGATATCTCATTCTCATCGGGACCAGCTTCTAAAAGTAGAAC from Wyeomyia smithii strain HCP4-BCI-WySm-NY-G18 chromosome 3, ASM2978416v1, whole genome shotgun sequence encodes the following:
- the LOC129727320 gene encoding glucose dehydrogenase [FAD, quinone]-like, which encodes MVFNVLIASSVIKTATVVGSSLWLIPFLLGAISYYRYDRVDPESRVIDQQGLYSEYDFIVVGGGSAGAVVANRLTEVSRWKVLLLEAGPDENEISDVPSLSAYLQLSKLDWAYKTEPTNRACLGMVNNRCNWPRGKVLGGSSVLNYMVYVRGNKNDFNHWESLGNPGWGYDDVLQFFIKSEDNRNPYLAKNPYHGTGGLMTVQEAPWHTPLVAAFVEAGTEIGYENRDINGAQQTGFMIAQGTIRRGSRCSTAKAFLRPIRLRKNLHIAMNSHVTKLLIDPSTKRAIGVEFFRQGKRHFIKARKDIVMSAGSINTPQILMLSGIGPKEHLDEVGIQTLVDLPVGKNMQDHVGMGGLTFLVDKPVAILQNRLEAASVTMNYVINERGPMTVLGGLEGIAFVNTPFANISQDWPDIQFHMAPASLNSDGGARVKKILGLKEDLYKEVFHPISDTYSWTIMPLLLRPRSRGWVRLKSKNPFHYPLMNPNYFEDPFDAMTLVEGAKIALRVADAKVFKQFGSRLHRKPLPNCKHHKFLSDAYLDCQARTISMTIYHPVGTTKMGPEWDPEAVVDPRLRVYGVSGLRVIDAGIMPTIVSGNTNAAVIMIGEKGANMIKEDWLGHS